From the genome of Arthrobacter alpinus, one region includes:
- a CDS encoding MFS transporter, whose protein sequence is MTTDVTRITAEAEKLDRSKMRKIATASVIGTTVEWYDLFLFGTASALVFNKIFFPDLDGAIGTILAFMTFASAYVARMVGAIIFGHFGDRVGRKSMLLISLIGMGVATFGIGLIPDFNTIGVAAPLLLLTLRLCQGLALGGEWGGAVLMTVEHAPADRRGFFGSMVQIGVPIGTLLANIAFLIVASTLDEASLLSWGWRVPFLLSAVLVAVGIYIRLHIEETPSFKKVQQTGAKAKIPFAVLMKKYWRQVVLGGIATLSTGSTFTLLVASGVNYGTKELGHSKTLLLWAVMFACIVAFFAIPFFGRLSDKVGRKPIIFAGVIAEALLAFPLFWMMDTGSPVLLFLGYGLMMLAFSANYGPIATFLAELFGSKVRYSGLSIAYMLSGLLGSAATPAITVALLAATGQSSSIAWYVMGAAVASLLALLLLTETRYGNIHEVEDAPSDSVEVSK, encoded by the coding sequence ATGACAACCGACGTAACACGTATCACTGCGGAAGCCGAAAAACTGGACCGCAGCAAAATGCGGAAAATTGCCACTGCCAGTGTCATTGGCACAACTGTTGAATGGTACGACCTGTTCCTTTTCGGAACGGCATCAGCCCTCGTATTCAACAAGATTTTCTTCCCGGATCTCGACGGCGCGATTGGCACCATACTGGCGTTCATGACTTTCGCCTCGGCCTACGTGGCCCGCATGGTTGGCGCCATCATTTTCGGTCATTTCGGAGACCGGGTGGGCCGCAAATCAATGCTGTTGATCTCCCTGATCGGCATGGGTGTTGCTACCTTCGGAATTGGCTTGATTCCAGACTTCAATACCATTGGTGTCGCAGCGCCCCTACTGCTGCTTACCTTGCGACTGTGCCAAGGGCTCGCGCTGGGTGGCGAATGGGGTGGTGCTGTCCTGATGACCGTGGAGCACGCTCCAGCGGATCGGCGCGGGTTCTTTGGTTCCATGGTTCAGATCGGTGTCCCAATCGGAACCTTGCTGGCCAATATTGCGTTTTTGATCGTGGCCAGTACTCTCGATGAGGCAAGCCTGCTGAGTTGGGGATGGCGCGTCCCCTTCCTGCTCTCCGCAGTTCTGGTTGCAGTAGGAATTTACATCCGTTTGCACATCGAAGAAACGCCCTCCTTCAAGAAGGTCCAGCAAACCGGCGCCAAAGCCAAAATTCCGTTTGCCGTCCTGATGAAGAAATACTGGCGCCAGGTAGTCCTTGGCGGCATCGCCACGCTGTCCACCGGCAGCACCTTCACGCTCTTGGTCGCTTCGGGCGTCAACTACGGAACCAAGGAGCTAGGCCACTCAAAGACACTGCTGCTGTGGGCAGTCATGTTCGCCTGCATCGTGGCCTTCTTTGCCATTCCATTCTTTGGCAGGTTGTCAGACAAGGTGGGGCGTAAGCCCATCATCTTTGCCGGCGTGATCGCCGAGGCTTTGCTCGCTTTCCCCCTCTTCTGGATGATGGATACTGGATCTCCCGTATTATTGTTCCTCGGCTATGGCCTGATGATGCTAGCGTTCTCCGCCAACTACGGACCCATTGCTACGTTCCTCGCTGAACTGTTCGGCTCCAAAGTTCGTTACTCCGGCCTATCTATCGCCTACATGCTCTCCGGCTTGTTGGGCTCCGCTGCCACACCAGCTATCACCGTGGCTCTACTTGCCGCGACAGGTCAGAGCTCATCCATCGCTTGGTACGTCATGGGCGCGGCAGTCGCCTCGTTGCTGGCCCTTCTGCTCCTTACTGAAACCCGATACGGAAATATCCACGAAGTCGAAGATGCCCCGTCAGATAGTGTTGAGGTCTCCAAATGA
- a CDS encoding helix-turn-helix domain-containing protein gives MHIPSVPLRPSLDEPETSEGRWVLLVTELKGRLPAMQKLFVERVQAIAGYSGDSFAVEELENSAVVSIGLILNSMAGEEHYPRMVEFATGLGARRARQGVAAEALMSAVRLDFPIIWSTLLRLSTPADASLMASRAEDVWRVVDDYASAIHSSYLSTRVAMAQQEAGVKQEFISALFSAQGRHVETRERFARAFDVNVDAQYAIAAGKGQRAEELRKLAAFPTPSNPIFLHESADYTYVFWPITELKFGTLDALPTGVATIPCGVAVSADGLMGLASAARVAAALSELTKPTDHAPVTVDKHWARLARTRLDETGVDLRALLELQLGSCRVEELERLRETVTCFLLNGNVAVTAETLFCHRNTILNRLRRFKEVTGIDLTVPTEIARVVIAWA, from the coding sequence ATGCACATTCCTTCTGTTCCGCTCCGTCCATCGCTCGATGAACCTGAGACGAGCGAGGGTCGCTGGGTTCTCCTGGTGACAGAGCTCAAAGGCAGGCTCCCCGCCATGCAAAAGCTATTCGTGGAGCGGGTGCAGGCCATTGCAGGTTACTCGGGCGATTCCTTTGCTGTCGAAGAGTTGGAAAATTCAGCGGTCGTATCTATCGGTCTCATCCTCAATTCCATGGCCGGTGAAGAACACTATCCACGCATGGTGGAGTTCGCCACCGGCTTGGGCGCGCGCCGCGCCCGCCAGGGAGTGGCGGCCGAGGCCCTAATGTCGGCAGTGCGCCTAGACTTTCCCATCATCTGGTCCACACTCCTGCGCCTGTCCACCCCCGCTGATGCATCTCTAATGGCTTCACGAGCCGAGGATGTTTGGCGCGTGGTCGACGACTATGCGTCCGCGATCCATTCAAGCTATCTATCAACACGAGTCGCTATGGCGCAGCAAGAAGCCGGGGTAAAACAGGAATTCATCTCGGCTCTTTTCAGCGCTCAGGGTCGACATGTTGAGACACGGGAGCGGTTTGCCCGTGCCTTCGATGTCAATGTAGACGCCCAATACGCCATTGCTGCCGGCAAAGGGCAGCGGGCGGAAGAGCTCCGCAAACTGGCCGCGTTTCCCACCCCCTCAAATCCAATCTTCCTTCACGAGTCTGCCGATTACACCTACGTATTCTGGCCTATCACGGAACTTAAATTCGGTACCCTAGATGCACTACCCACTGGGGTGGCAACCATCCCCTGCGGGGTTGCAGTCTCTGCAGATGGCCTGATGGGGTTGGCAAGCGCCGCACGAGTCGCCGCCGCTCTCTCGGAACTGACCAAACCCACTGACCACGCTCCCGTAACGGTGGACAAGCACTGGGCGCGACTTGCGAGAACTCGCTTAGACGAGACTGGCGTCGACCTCAGGGCGCTCCTGGAGTTGCAGTTAGGCAGCTGCCGTGTGGAAGAGCTTGAACGGCTAAGGGAAACGGTGACCTGCTTTTTACTCAACGGCAATGTCGCGGTCACTGCAGAGACCTTGTTCTGCCACCGAAATACCATCCTCAACAGGTTGCGACGTTTCAAAGAAGTGACCGGGATCGATCTGACGGTTCCCACCGAAATAGCCCGCGTCGTTATTGCCTGGGCGTAA
- a CDS encoding thiamine pyrophosphate-dependent enzyme yields MSSSTLAPERAVSAGHLIVAQLEAAAIPRVYGVPGESYLDVLDGLHESPITTVVTRHEGGAGFMALAEGRLTGLPGIAMVTRGPGAANAFIAVHTAYQDATPLILFVGLIPVADRGRESFQEFDITSWFGSTAKKVLVLDDAASAASMVEDAIHTAMSGRMGPVVIGLPEDVLTHMVPGGTTVPMRARAQSGPTSTALAELGGKLSEAKKPLIIVGGEGWTQDCGTALVSWAASHGVPVVSDFRAYDAVPHAFPGGNSYVGSLGYARSDANAQRLDEADLLLFIGCPRADVLSDGFTRGLTAETVVAMPGDTLGHFGRIDQHIVADVRTFANELAELDLKMAVLPEWLKRAREEYEAYSTPHLDGGSHVDMSACMTVLREELEADAIITYGAGNHALWPARYLQHTAAQSLVAPRNGAMGVGIPAAVAASMVYPNRQVVSVAGDGCFMMNGQEIATAIAYGAKFVVIVVDNQCFATIREHQENHYPGRPSGTGLVNPDFSALARSYGGYGERVERTEDFRGAFQRAVQSELPAILHVLQDPLTRSPKTSD; encoded by the coding sequence ATGAGCTCCTCCACTTTGGCACCAGAGCGGGCCGTCTCCGCAGGGCATCTCATCGTCGCCCAGCTCGAAGCGGCAGCCATTCCTCGGGTCTATGGTGTTCCGGGGGAGAGCTATCTCGACGTGCTTGATGGGCTCCATGAATCACCTATCACCACCGTTGTCACAAGGCACGAGGGCGGTGCCGGTTTCATGGCACTAGCGGAGGGAAGACTCACAGGGTTGCCGGGCATCGCCATGGTGACCCGCGGACCAGGCGCCGCCAACGCGTTCATCGCCGTTCACACCGCATACCAAGACGCCACCCCATTGATTCTCTTCGTCGGGTTGATCCCCGTAGCGGACCGAGGCCGCGAATCTTTCCAGGAATTCGATATCACCTCCTGGTTTGGAAGCACGGCCAAGAAGGTCCTGGTCCTGGACGATGCTGCCTCAGCGGCCTCGATGGTTGAGGATGCCATTCACACTGCAATGAGCGGCAGGATGGGCCCGGTGGTCATCGGACTGCCAGAAGATGTGCTGACCCACATGGTCCCCGGTGGCACCACTGTACCCATGCGCGCACGGGCCCAGAGTGGGCCGACGTCGACCGCGCTCGCCGAGCTGGGAGGCAAGCTGTCAGAGGCAAAAAAGCCACTGATCATCGTGGGTGGCGAAGGTTGGACGCAGGACTGCGGCACAGCGCTGGTATCTTGGGCCGCCAGCCACGGAGTGCCAGTGGTCTCAGATTTCCGGGCCTACGACGCGGTGCCGCACGCGTTCCCGGGCGGCAACAGCTATGTTGGCAGCCTCGGCTACGCCCGAAGCGACGCGAACGCCCAGCGGCTAGACGAAGCAGATCTGCTCTTGTTCATCGGATGCCCCCGCGCAGACGTTCTCAGCGACGGGTTCACTCGTGGACTCACTGCAGAGACTGTAGTGGCAATGCCTGGAGACACTTTGGGGCACTTCGGTCGGATTGACCAACACATCGTGGCAGATGTCAGGACCTTCGCTAATGAACTCGCCGAGCTGGACTTGAAGATGGCAGTTCTGCCGGAATGGCTCAAGCGTGCACGCGAGGAATATGAAGCATACTCAACGCCTCACCTAGACGGCGGTTCCCACGTAGACATGAGCGCTTGCATGACGGTCCTGCGCGAAGAGCTAGAAGCAGATGCGATCATCACCTACGGTGCGGGCAACCATGCCCTGTGGCCCGCGCGGTACCTCCAGCACACTGCGGCGCAGTCCTTGGTGGCCCCCCGAAATGGCGCCATGGGAGTCGGCATCCCTGCAGCCGTGGCGGCAAGCATGGTGTACCCAAACCGCCAAGTAGTTTCCGTTGCCGGAGATGGCTGCTTCATGATGAACGGCCAAGAGATAGCAACGGCCATCGCCTACGGTGCGAAGTTTGTCGTGATCGTCGTCGACAACCAATGCTTCGCAACCATCCGAGAGCACCAAGAAAACCACTACCCCGGAAGGCCATCCGGTACGGGGCTCGTGAACCCGGACTTTTCCGCACTAGCCCGGTCTTACGGCGGCTATGGGGAGCGGGTGGAGCGGACCGAGGATTTCCGCGGCGCGTTCCAGCGGGCGGTCCAAAGCGAACTACCCGCCATCCTGCACGTGTTGCAGGATCCACTAACCAGGTCCCCGAAAACATCAGATTAG
- a CDS encoding M20 family metallo-hydrolase: MLKTILEPNPGNFTGDDADFMADFAMLCTFGATTNGGVDRLAASAADGQQRTWFTQLLTDQGFTVEFDQIGNQFGTYELVHGAPYVLVGSHLDSQPTAGRYDGAYGVLAAAHAAFRVVAAYKNSGSLPKYNIAVVNWFNEEGSRFKPSMMGSSVYTNKLELDQTLSTQDRDGVTVAEALAAIGCLGVGSGPQAACCAEIHIEQGRSMERGGITIGIVDSNWAANKYEFIVNGEQAHTGSTIITDRKDALLGASMLVVAARELADSFPGVLHTSVGQLDVYPNSPVVVPSRVTLLLDLRSADEDVLAQADLQLHGHIEKIERLANVTIAKEASHCWPVTPYQPAGVELAEKAAANLGLPHQRVKTLAGHDSTNMKDIVPTVMLFVPSVDGISHNEHEYTRDEDIVSGLHMLTDVVGRLAEGELN, translated from the coding sequence ATGTTGAAAACAATTCTCGAACCCAATCCAGGCAACTTCACAGGTGACGACGCCGATTTCATGGCAGACTTCGCCATGCTGTGCACCTTCGGTGCCACCACCAACGGAGGCGTTGACAGACTAGCCGCATCCGCCGCCGACGGCCAACAACGAACGTGGTTCACACAGCTGTTGACGGACCAAGGTTTCACCGTCGAATTTGATCAGATCGGCAACCAATTCGGGACTTACGAACTGGTCCATGGTGCCCCTTACGTTCTCGTGGGTTCCCACCTAGACTCCCAGCCCACTGCCGGCCGGTACGACGGCGCATACGGCGTACTTGCCGCTGCACACGCCGCTTTCCGCGTAGTTGCTGCCTATAAGAATTCCGGATCACTGCCGAAGTACAACATAGCCGTTGTCAACTGGTTTAACGAGGAAGGTTCACGCTTCAAACCCTCCATGATGGGCAGCTCCGTCTACACCAACAAGCTGGAACTCGATCAGACACTGTCGACGCAGGACCGCGACGGCGTGACGGTAGCCGAGGCGCTCGCAGCTATTGGATGCCTCGGTGTGGGGTCAGGGCCGCAGGCCGCGTGCTGTGCGGAAATCCACATTGAGCAAGGCCGCAGCATGGAGCGTGGAGGGATCACCATCGGCATCGTCGACTCAAACTGGGCCGCCAATAAATACGAATTTATTGTCAATGGTGAGCAGGCACATACCGGATCCACTATCATCACCGACCGCAAAGATGCCCTGTTGGGCGCATCCATGCTGGTGGTAGCCGCTAGAGAGCTCGCCGATAGCTTCCCCGGCGTCCTCCATACTTCCGTGGGTCAACTAGATGTTTACCCCAACTCACCGGTGGTGGTTCCCTCACGAGTCACTTTGTTGTTAGACCTGCGCTCTGCGGATGAAGACGTGCTAGCGCAAGCCGACCTCCAACTCCACGGGCACATTGAAAAGATCGAGAGGCTGGCCAATGTGACGATTGCTAAGGAGGCTTCGCACTGCTGGCCGGTGACACCTTACCAGCCAGCCGGCGTCGAACTAGCAGAGAAAGCCGCAGCCAACCTTGGACTTCCCCACCAGCGTGTAAAGACCTTGGCAGGCCACGACTCCACCAATATGAAAGATATTGTCCCCACTGTCATGTTGTTCGTACCTTCAGTTGATGGCATCTCGCACAATGAGCATGAGTACACGCGTGATGAGGATATTGTCTCCGGCCTCCACATGCTCACAGATGTAGTGGGGCGCCTCGCGGAAGGTGAGCTGAATTAG
- a CDS encoding IS30 family transposase — protein sequence MGRRRLSFSDRADIAVGILAGKSDRQIGADLGRDHTIIWRERHRNSTKTRGYRPVSADCAAERRRSRPQARKIETDPVLAARVKADLARSRTPRQIAGRLRLEATDDSVETMTKSPDAEGRTVSHEAIYRWIYALPKGELAKSGILLQSKRTKRKSVKPLGERTGGRIIGMVSIDDRPEEAADRRVPGAWEGDLVVGKGGKSAIATLVERHSRFLIMLGLPEGKKADGLADVLINRVNDLPALMRGSLTWDQGTEMARHAQLTLATDLPVYFAHPHSPWERPSNENTNGLIREYLPKGIELTSHQPYLDSIADELNDRPRAVLGFLTPREVFTKLLNDDVAKTA from the coding sequence GTGGGGCGTAGGCGATTGTCGTTTTCGGATCGGGCGGACATCGCCGTAGGCATTCTGGCTGGCAAGTCTGATCGTCAGATCGGTGCGGATCTTGGCCGTGACCACACGATCATTTGGCGGGAACGCCACAGGAATTCGACGAAGACCCGCGGGTATCGTCCGGTGAGTGCGGACTGTGCTGCTGAGCGTCGGCGTAGCCGGCCGCAGGCACGGAAGATCGAGACGGATCCGGTCCTTGCCGCCCGGGTGAAGGCTGATCTGGCCAGGTCTAGGACGCCGCGGCAGATCGCCGGTCGTTTGCGTTTGGAAGCCACAGACGACAGCGTTGAGACCATGACGAAATCACCCGACGCCGAAGGCCGCACCGTCTCCCACGAGGCGATCTACCGCTGGATCTACGCCCTGCCCAAGGGCGAGCTTGCCAAGTCCGGAATCCTGCTGCAATCCAAGCGCACCAAACGAAAATCAGTGAAGCCGCTGGGTGAACGCACAGGTGGACGGATCATTGGCATGGTCAGCATCGACGACCGTCCAGAGGAAGCAGCAGATCGCCGTGTTCCAGGTGCGTGGGAAGGGGACTTGGTGGTCGGCAAGGGCGGCAAGAGTGCTATCGCAACCCTGGTCGAGAGGCACAGCAGGTTCTTGATCATGCTGGGCCTGCCTGAAGGCAAGAAGGCCGACGGCCTCGCCGACGTGCTGATCAACCGGGTCAATGACCTGCCGGCCCTGATGCGTGGTTCCCTGACGTGGGATCAAGGCACCGAGATGGCCCGCCACGCACAACTGACACTGGCCACGGACCTTCCCGTCTATTTCGCACATCCCCACTCGCCGTGGGAGAGGCCATCGAACGAGAACACCAATGGGCTGATCAGGGAGTACCTGCCCAAGGGCATCGAGCTGACCAGTCATCAGCCCTACCTGGACTCCATCGCTGATGAGCTCAACGACCGGCCCCGCGCCGTCCTGGGATTCCTCACACCACGAGAAGTATTCACCAAGCTACTCAACGACGATGTTGCTAAGACGGCTTGA
- a CDS encoding ROK family protein: MYPRLGIDIGGTGISAVVVDAYGKVKGRASTDTPAKHGGDAIVDACHEVATLATNRSGVTPRVVGVGAAGIIDAGGRVQAASDSFTGWAGYPLAEKLNASLALPVRVGNDVAAFVLGEQRFGAGNGVANFFGITLGTGVGGGLVLNSVLHAGEHGAAAEIGHIPGFGDRLCTCGRYGHLETIAAGRSIASLYAQSTGKACDTKNVAELARAGDEIAFELFADAGTGLAKAALMISGILDISTLIVGGGVAHAWDILYPAMESELRRNPPISGKPIKVLRSGLGTDAAAIGASQFADELT, encoded by the coding sequence GTGTATCCGAGATTAGGAATTGATATCGGCGGAACTGGTATTTCCGCAGTCGTGGTGGATGCCTATGGAAAAGTAAAAGGACGGGCTTCCACCGACACTCCCGCGAAACACGGTGGAGACGCTATTGTGGATGCCTGCCACGAAGTAGCAACCTTAGCCACTAACCGATCGGGAGTGACCCCGAGAGTGGTAGGAGTGGGTGCTGCTGGCATCATTGACGCTGGCGGCAGGGTCCAAGCTGCCAGCGATTCTTTCACGGGATGGGCAGGCTACCCACTTGCTGAAAAACTCAACGCAAGCCTGGCTTTGCCCGTACGCGTGGGCAATGATGTTGCAGCCTTCGTGCTTGGAGAGCAACGATTTGGTGCAGGCAATGGAGTTGCGAATTTCTTTGGGATTACGCTGGGAACCGGTGTCGGTGGAGGGCTTGTCCTGAATTCCGTTCTGCATGCCGGGGAGCACGGAGCGGCAGCCGAGATCGGCCATATTCCCGGCTTCGGAGACCGCTTGTGCACCTGTGGCCGATACGGCCATTTGGAGACAATAGCCGCCGGTCGCTCTATCGCCTCCTTGTATGCCCAATCGACCGGAAAAGCCTGCGACACCAAGAACGTTGCGGAGCTGGCCCGGGCGGGTGATGAGATAGCTTTCGAACTATTCGCCGACGCTGGCACGGGATTGGCAAAAGCTGCGCTGATGATCTCAGGCATTCTAGATATTTCCACGTTAATCGTTGGTGGAGGTGTTGCTCACGCATGGGATATTTTGTATCCGGCAATGGAGTCAGAATTGCGACGCAACCCTCCTATTTCCGGGAAACCAATCAAGGTTCTACGCAGCGGTTTGGGAACTGATGCCGCGGCCATTGGAGCCTCACAATTTGCTGACGAATTAACCTAA
- a CDS encoding ABC transporter ATP-binding protein has protein sequence MIDTSLKNPTVPALKIENLVVDFKTKIGVVNAVRGVSFSVDRGEVVAVVGESGSGKTITSLTAMALLPSTAHSSGVVEVNGSDVLNASESDMNSKRGNVVSMVFQEPMTALNPSMKVGKQVAEAILNHRGVSKAEAMTGAVALLARVGIPDPVIKAKSFPHQLSGGQRQRVVIAIALACDPALIIADEPTTALDVTVQAEILELLRNLVKETNTALLLITHNMGVVADLSDRVVVMNAGKVVETGTTIQVLINPAESYTQALLAAVPTLPEAQRDSIVTEERAQESYRASPPKNGSMTNPVLEMRKVCVDYTSGGRKLRAVNQASLVINRGEIVGLVGESGSGKSTLGRAPLGLVPVTGGEITLFGGDVLKLSTRETRKLRSRIGIIFQDPGGSLDPRMTVSDSIAEPLIMHGVNGKRPSRATRDARVRELLEAVRLSSTNANRYPHELSGGQRQRIGLARALALAPELLIADEPTSALDVSVQDEVLTLLLDLQKEHGFGCLFISHDLAVVHSVSQRVTVMQHGNVIETGPTSKVLQHPEAAYTRHLLASVPSPNPIVQKQRREARNASLSTSLQGS, from the coding sequence ATGATCGACACTTCATTAAAGAACCCCACCGTCCCGGCGCTGAAGATCGAGAATCTTGTCGTGGACTTCAAAACCAAGATCGGTGTCGTCAACGCGGTGCGTGGGGTTTCCTTCTCCGTCGACCGCGGAGAGGTAGTGGCTGTCGTTGGCGAATCCGGTAGCGGCAAGACCATCACCTCTTTGACGGCCATGGCGCTACTGCCGTCCACTGCCCATAGCTCGGGCGTGGTCGAGGTCAATGGTAGCGATGTCTTGAACGCCTCAGAGTCGGATATGAATTCCAAACGCGGCAACGTTGTTTCCATGGTCTTCCAAGAGCCCATGACAGCGCTGAACCCCTCAATGAAGGTCGGCAAACAGGTAGCCGAAGCCATCCTGAACCATCGCGGTGTTTCTAAGGCCGAAGCGATGACCGGTGCCGTTGCACTGCTAGCTCGAGTCGGCATTCCCGATCCAGTTATCAAGGCCAAGAGCTTCCCGCACCAGCTGTCCGGCGGCCAGCGCCAACGTGTAGTTATCGCCATCGCGCTAGCCTGCGATCCGGCATTGATTATTGCTGACGAGCCCACTACAGCGCTCGATGTGACGGTCCAAGCTGAAATCCTCGAGTTGCTCCGCAACCTCGTCAAAGAAACCAACACCGCACTGTTGCTGATCACCCACAATATGGGCGTTGTTGCAGATTTGTCGGACCGGGTAGTTGTCATGAATGCAGGAAAGGTGGTCGAAACTGGCACCACCATCCAAGTGCTCATCAATCCTGCAGAATCCTACACTCAAGCCCTGCTGGCAGCCGTTCCAACACTTCCCGAGGCGCAGCGGGACAGCATTGTGACCGAAGAACGCGCTCAGGAGTCATACCGTGCGAGTCCCCCGAAAAATGGCTCGATGACCAACCCTGTGTTGGAAATGCGCAAGGTCTGCGTTGACTACACCAGTGGCGGACGCAAGCTTCGTGCAGTCAACCAGGCCAGCTTGGTAATCAATCGCGGTGAAATCGTCGGTCTCGTGGGCGAATCAGGGTCTGGAAAGTCGACCCTAGGACGAGCTCCCCTGGGATTGGTTCCCGTTACGGGAGGTGAAATCACCCTTTTTGGTGGCGATGTCTTAAAACTGTCGACCCGGGAGACCCGCAAGTTGCGTTCACGCATCGGAATCATCTTTCAAGACCCCGGTGGATCACTTGACCCACGCATGACGGTGAGCGACTCGATTGCCGAGCCGTTGATCATGCACGGAGTCAACGGCAAACGCCCCAGTCGCGCCACTCGAGATGCCCGCGTGCGCGAATTACTTGAAGCAGTTCGTCTGTCATCCACCAACGCTAACCGCTACCCCCACGAGCTTTCTGGCGGTCAACGGCAACGCATTGGATTGGCGCGCGCCCTAGCTCTGGCCCCGGAATTACTCATTGCCGACGAACCGACCAGCGCGCTGGATGTTTCGGTGCAGGACGAGGTGCTGACCCTGTTGCTGGACCTGCAGAAAGAACACGGCTTCGGCTGCCTGTTCATCAGCCACGACCTAGCCGTAGTGCACTCGGTCTCTCAGCGTGTCACCGTCATGCAACACGGAAACGTGATCGAGACAGGCCCGACCTCCAAAGTGCTGCAACACCCCGAAGCGGCATACACCCGTCACCTGCTGGCCTCAGTACCGTCACCGAATCCCATTGTACAAAAGCAGCGCCGCGAGGCGCGCAATGCATCGTTGTCAACCTCGTTGCAAGGATCCTAA
- a CDS encoding ABC transporter permease, which yields MSATTLSRQALPKSPTARAVEQFFSNKLAVIGVIIVIALMIFSFIGPFIYHTEQISTNLMKADLKPGEDGHPLGTDGLGYDVLGRLMIAGRTSILVGLAAGVLATILGTLWGSVAGYLGGWVDATMMRVVDAGIAIPGIFLLLVISAIVRPSEWMMVLIIGVVSWLVPARLTRAEALSLKSRDYVLAIKATGGSNSRAILRHIIPNTIGTVVVNATFQVADAILLVAYVSFLGMGLQPPSTDWGAMLTDGISSVYSGAWWLIFPAGIAIVLIVSAFNFIGDGLRDMFDVKGQS from the coding sequence GTGAGTGCCACAACCCTGAGCCGCCAAGCTCTCCCCAAATCTCCTACCGCCCGAGCGGTGGAGCAGTTCTTCTCCAACAAGCTCGCAGTCATCGGTGTCATCATCGTTATTGCACTGATGATCTTCAGCTTCATCGGACCCTTCATTTACCACACAGAGCAGATCTCAACGAACCTGATGAAGGCGGATCTCAAGCCCGGCGAAGATGGCCATCCGCTAGGTACCGATGGGCTGGGCTATGACGTATTGGGCCGCCTGATGATCGCAGGCCGCACCTCGATTTTGGTGGGTCTTGCAGCGGGAGTACTCGCTACCATCTTGGGAACCCTCTGGGGATCTGTCGCTGGTTACCTAGGCGGCTGGGTCGATGCCACCATGATGCGCGTCGTTGATGCGGGCATCGCTATCCCAGGCATCTTCTTACTGCTGGTCATCTCAGCAATCGTCCGCCCGAGCGAGTGGATGATGGTGCTGATCATCGGAGTCGTTTCGTGGCTTGTCCCTGCCCGGCTCACCCGTGCAGAGGCGCTATCGCTCAAGAGCCGCGACTACGTGTTGGCTATCAAAGCCACCGGTGGCAGCAACTCTCGTGCGATCCTGCGTCACATCATCCCTAACACCATCGGCACTGTGGTGGTCAATGCGACCTTCCAAGTTGCCGACGCCATCTTGCTCGTGGCCTACGTGAGTTTTCTGGGCATGGGCCTGCAGCCGCCCTCCACCGACTGGGGAGCAATGCTCACAGACGGTATTTCCTCGGTGTATTCGGGTGCCTGGTGGCTGATCTTCCCCGCAGGTATTGCCATAGTTTTGATCGTGAGCGCCTTCAACTTCATTGGTGACGGACTGCGCGACATGTTTGATGTGAAAGGCCAGTCATGA